The Nitrospira tepida genome includes a window with the following:
- a CDS encoding CapA family protein: MQPMTLALTGDVMLGRLVDESVIRNHALPPETVWGDVCPLLLGADLLLINLECVISDRGREWRPDSKAFHFRADPRAIEVLRAAEIDGVTLANNHVLDYGPEALRDCLERLDAAGIQHTGAGTTLAQALEPMYLATSSGTVTVIGLTDNEPEWEATDRTAGVHFIRYGTGGLIEPYRERLSRLIRSARQRAQLVILSAHVGPNWGSPSRAMQALAHDLIDLGADLYWGHSNHTPQGIELYRHRAILYAAGDFVDDYAVDPAERNDLSFLFVAELEQGRVAQIRLVPVAIDEFRVRLAKGTERTFLERTMERKCAAFGTPVRWRQGQGTILV, translated from the coding sequence ATGCAGCCCATGACGCTGGCGCTGACCGGGGATGTCATGTTGGGGCGGTTGGTGGACGAATCGGTCATCCGCAACCACGCCCTGCCTCCTGAAACCGTCTGGGGCGACGTGTGTCCGCTGCTGTTGGGAGCCGATCTGCTCCTCATCAACCTCGAGTGCGTCATCAGCGACCGAGGCCGCGAATGGAGACCGGACAGCAAGGCCTTTCACTTTCGCGCCGATCCCAGGGCCATCGAGGTCCTGCGCGCCGCAGAGATCGACGGGGTGACCCTGGCCAATAATCACGTGCTCGATTACGGACCGGAGGCCCTGCGAGATTGTCTGGAGAGGCTCGATGCCGCGGGAATCCAACATACGGGCGCCGGAACCACGCTGGCTCAGGCGCTCGAGCCGATGTATCTGGCGACGTCCTCCGGCACCGTGACTGTGATCGGTCTGACGGACAACGAGCCGGAATGGGAGGCGACGGATCGGACGGCCGGCGTGCACTTCATTCGGTACGGAACCGGTGGGCTGATCGAGCCCTATCGGGAGCGGCTGTCACGGCTGATTCGATCGGCAAGGCAGCGCGCGCAGCTTGTCATCCTGAGCGCCCATGTGGGGCCGAACTGGGGATCGCCCAGCCGGGCTATGCAGGCGCTGGCCCACGATCTCATCGACCTGGGAGCCGATCTCTACTGGGGCCATTCCAACCATACGCCCCAGGGGATTGAACTCTACCGGCATCGCGCCATCCTCTATGCCGCCGGCGACTTTGTAGACGACTATGCCGTGGACCCCGCCGAGCGGAACGATCTCTCGTTTCTGTTCGTGGCGGAGTTGGAGCAGGGGCGGGTGGCGCAGATCCGGCTCGTCCCGGTCGCGATCGACGAGTTCCGGGTGCGGCTTGCGAAGGGAACAGAACGGACGTTTCTCGAGCGGACGATGGAGCGGAAGTGCGCGGCCTTCGGCACCCCCGTGCGCTGGCGGCAAGGACAAGGCACGATCCTGGTGTAA
- a CDS encoding class I SAM-dependent methyltransferase yields MKGAEQRNRPAAGSTSAEQRYWDDVARAWTKGGPDRLWRAHSDAVNLGLCARWLTRAPIRRLLKTDLFDEAVGEGLWTFLMSRAEVVVGMDVSITALRGAASARPHAAMACADVRRLPFADDSFDAVVSNSTLDHFHSLTEMAASLRELSRTVRPGGQLVITIDNLANPIIALRNSLPFRWLNRLGVVPYYVGATCGPGPFGRMIEEAGLEILESTAILHCPRVMGVRVARWLQAHATTTLQARFGRWLMTWECLARFPTRYLTGNFVAMRCRKPSREAA; encoded by the coding sequence ATGAAAGGAGCCGAGCAGAGGAACCGACCGGCGGCCGGCTCGACCTCCGCTGAACAGCGGTATTGGGATGACGTGGCCCGCGCGTGGACCAAGGGCGGGCCGGATCGGCTCTGGCGCGCCCACAGCGACGCCGTCAATCTCGGGCTCTGCGCGCGATGGTTGACGAGGGCGCCGATCCGACGATTGCTGAAAACGGATCTCTTCGACGAAGCGGTGGGCGAAGGATTGTGGACGTTTTTGATGAGCCGTGCGGAGGTCGTGGTCGGGATGGATGTCTCGATCACGGCGCTCCGCGGGGCCGCCTCCGCGCGGCCCCACGCGGCGATGGCCTGCGCGGATGTGCGCCGGCTCCCGTTTGCGGACGACTCGTTCGATGCGGTCGTGTCCAATTCTACGCTCGATCACTTTCACTCGCTGACCGAGATGGCGGCCAGCCTCAGGGAGCTTTCGCGGACCGTCCGACCAGGCGGGCAGTTGGTCATCACCATCGATAATTTGGCGAATCCGATCATCGCCTTGAGGAACAGTCTGCCGTTCCGCTGGCTCAATCGGCTCGGCGTGGTGCCGTACTATGTAGGCGCCACCTGCGGGCCTGGGCCGTTCGGGCGGATGATCGAGGAGGCGGGGTTGGAGATTCTTGAGTCCACGGCGATTCTGCATTGTCCCCGCGTCATGGGGGTGCGAGTGGCCCGATGGCTCCAGGCCCACGCGACGACGACCCTGCAGGCGCGATTCGGCCGATGGTTGATGACGTGGGAATGCCTGGCCCGCTTCCCGACACGCTACCTCACGGGGAATTTTGTCGCCATGCGTTGCCGGAAGCCCAGCCGGGAAGCGGCATGA
- a CDS encoding ABC transporter permease has translation MPRSLLSLRMTGQLAIRVLARNPLRTGLTMLGIVIGIGAVVTMVSVGEGASALIQSEISSLGLNAVIIVPGATTVGGVRSGLGGVSTLTVDDAREIQKRVRGVSLMTYATRGVLQVVRENKNWNTVVTGVTASLPDIRDWPVEAGTFFSQSDEDVAAKVAVLGRTVAQNLFERGEEIVGAQIRIKNVPLRVLGVLKPKGQSFTGQDQDDIVFLPFSTAERKVLGTKLLGTVGAIFVKAGPEARMSEMVQDVRELLRARHRLHQTEEDDFTVRTMEDVAKMSAGTSRTMMLLLLGIASIALLVGGIGIMNILLVSVTERTREIGIRMALGAKRQDILLQFLMEAVVLSSVGGLLGVLVGIGGARVLSGLAGWPVTISLDAIVVAVLFSVAVGIFFGLYPANRASRLNPIEALHYE, from the coding sequence ATGCCACGTTCACTCCTTTCATTGCGGATGACCGGTCAGTTGGCGATTCGCGTGCTGGCGCGTAATCCGCTTCGCACCGGGCTCACGATGCTCGGGATCGTCATCGGCATCGGCGCCGTCGTGACCATGGTCAGCGTCGGCGAGGGCGCCAGTGCCCTCATCCAATCCGAAATCTCAAGTCTGGGCCTGAACGCGGTGATTATCGTGCCAGGCGCCACGACGGTGGGGGGCGTCCGATCCGGCTTGGGGGGGGTGTCCACGCTCACCGTGGACGATGCCAGGGAGATCCAGAAGCGCGTGCGCGGCGTATCGCTCATGACCTATGCGACGAGAGGTGTGCTTCAAGTCGTCCGCGAAAACAAGAACTGGAATACGGTCGTGACCGGCGTGACCGCCTCGCTGCCGGACATTCGGGACTGGCCGGTGGAAGCGGGCACGTTCTTTTCCCAATCGGACGAGGACGTGGCTGCCAAGGTCGCGGTGTTGGGGCGGACAGTGGCCCAGAACCTGTTTGAGCGGGGAGAAGAGATCGTCGGGGCGCAGATCCGCATCAAGAACGTGCCGCTGCGCGTGCTGGGGGTCTTGAAGCCGAAGGGCCAGTCCTTCACTGGCCAGGATCAGGACGACATTGTCTTCCTGCCCTTTTCAACGGCCGAGCGGAAGGTCCTGGGAACAAAACTGTTGGGCACGGTGGGGGCCATCTTCGTGAAGGCCGGTCCGGAGGCTCGCATGTCGGAGATGGTCCAGGATGTCCGCGAGTTGTTGAGAGCGCGCCATCGACTGCACCAAACGGAAGAAGACGACTTTACGGTCCGTACGATGGAAGACGTGGCCAAGATGTCGGCCGGGACAAGCCGAACGATGATGCTGCTGTTGCTGGGGATCGCCTCGATCGCGTTGTTGGTCGGTGGGATCGGGATCATGAACATCCTGCTGGTTTCAGTGACCGAACGGACACGCGAGATCGGGATTCGGATGGCCCTCGGGGCCAAGCGGCAGGATATCCTGCTCCAGTTTCTCATGGAGGCGGTGGTGCTTAGTTCGGTCGGCGGATTGCTCGGCGTCTTGGTCGGCATCGGCGGAGCACGGGTCTTGTCCGGGCTCGCCGGCTGGCCGGTCACCATCTCCCTGGACGCGATCGTTGTCGCCGTGCTGTTTTCGGTGGCGGTCGGCATCTTTTTCGGTCTCTACCCGGCGAACCGAGCCTCTCGCCTCAATCCGATCGAAGCGCTGCACTATGAATGA
- the asnB gene encoding asparagine synthase (glutamine-hydrolyzing), with protein sequence MCGIAGIAYRDSRQPVDEHRLRRMTDLVRHRGPDGEGFHLSPGVGLGFRRLSIIDLKRGDQPISNEDETVTLVCNGEIYNYLELRERLLAAGHRFRTDSDAEAIVHLYEDYGYRCVEFLRGMFAFALWDSRHRRLLLARDRFGIKPLSYAVTGDALFFGSEIKSILAGGAMERTVHAHAMQELFAVGFISAPHTLLRGVLRLPPAHFLLYQAGTFTVQRYWDLDFPAQGQAVPQRREEEWAEAVQAKLDESVRFHLRSDVPVGAYLSSGLDSSGVAAVMSRQVGRPIQTFSVSFDDPRFDEIGSTRILSDLHPDRFRKSVTACGIKDFDLWPKAIWHREDPSLSGGIIPHLLLAQRASQEVKVVLAGEGADEVFGGYAWYRVEKLLQPFLHLPSGLRRLVSRIPALRRLWSRSCRALGAPAAMSRSRYLQVIDNATDAVDPRLFSEALRAQWHQEGESSWSPDLPSQFERWARFSRLQYFDLNLRLSDYITRSLDAASMAHGLEVRVPFLDHEFVELCSQIPPHLKLRQLTEKYILRRALNGLLPKEIAYRKKRGLAAPDWPWDRSMPSFVQDALSERELRTRGHFEPRAVRELLARQQAGAGDHGRELIGVLGVQLWDEWFLRGAKAD encoded by the coding sequence ATGTGCGGAATCGCGGGCATCGCCTACCGAGATTCTCGTCAACCGGTTGACGAGCACCGGCTCCGTCGCATGACGGATCTGGTTCGGCACCGAGGGCCCGATGGCGAAGGTTTTCATCTCAGTCCGGGAGTCGGCCTGGGTTTTCGCCGTCTGAGCATCATCGATCTCAAGCGAGGCGACCAACCGATCTCCAATGAGGATGAAACCGTGACCCTGGTGTGCAACGGGGAAATCTACAATTATCTCGAATTGAGGGAACGCCTGCTTGCCGCCGGCCATCGGTTCCGCACGGATTCGGACGCCGAGGCAATCGTGCATCTGTACGAGGACTATGGGTATCGTTGCGTCGAGTTCCTGAGAGGCATGTTTGCCTTTGCCTTGTGGGACAGCCGGCATCGCCGGCTCTTGCTGGCGCGAGACCGTTTCGGCATCAAGCCGCTGAGCTATGCCGTGACCGGCGACGCGCTGTTCTTCGGATCGGAAATCAAATCCATCCTCGCGGGCGGAGCGATGGAGCGAACGGTCCACGCCCATGCCATGCAGGAGCTGTTCGCGGTCGGGTTCATCTCGGCGCCCCATACACTGTTGCGCGGGGTCCTGCGGCTCCCCCCGGCCCACTTTCTCCTCTATCAGGCCGGGACGTTCACGGTGCAACGCTACTGGGACCTCGATTTTCCGGCTCAAGGGCAGGCTGTGCCCCAGCGCCGGGAAGAGGAATGGGCCGAAGCGGTCCAGGCAAAACTCGACGAATCCGTTCGATTTCATCTACGCAGCGACGTGCCCGTCGGGGCCTACCTCAGCAGCGGGCTCGACTCAAGCGGCGTGGCGGCCGTGATGAGCCGGCAGGTCGGCCGTCCGATCCAGACGTTTTCCGTCTCGTTCGACGATCCGCGCTTCGATGAAATCGGCTCGACCCGCATCCTGTCTGATCTCCACCCCGATCGCTTTCGCAAGAGCGTCACGGCCTGCGGGATCAAGGATTTTGATCTCTGGCCCAAGGCAATCTGGCACCGCGAGGATCCCAGCCTCTCCGGCGGCATCATCCCGCATCTGCTCCTGGCGCAGCGGGCCTCCCAAGAGGTCAAAGTCGTGCTGGCCGGCGAGGGGGCGGACGAGGTGTTCGGGGGATATGCCTGGTATCGCGTGGAGAAGCTGCTGCAGCCGTTTCTTCATCTGCCAAGCGGGCTGCGGCGGCTCGTTTCCCGGATTCCCGCGCTTCGAAGGCTATGGTCTCGATCCTGCCGAGCTTTGGGCGCCCCGGCGGCGATGAGCCGCTCGCGCTATCTGCAGGTCATCGACAATGCGACCGATGCAGTGGATCCGCGCCTCTTTTCGGAGGCGCTGAGAGCACAATGGCATCAGGAGGGAGAGTCGTCCTGGTCGCCTGACCTGCCCTCTCAGTTCGAGCGATGGGCGAGGTTTTCTCGATTGCAGTATTTTGACCTCAATCTGCGCCTGTCGGACTACATTACGCGAAGCCTTGATGCCGCCTCCATGGCCCACGGGCTGGAAGTCCGCGTGCCGTTTCTGGACCACGAATTCGTCGAGTTGTGCAGCCAGATCCCGCCGCATCTGAAATTGCGGCAGCTCACGGAAAAATACATCCTGCGCCGGGCCCTGAACGGCCTGTTGCCCAAGGAGATTGCGTATCGAAAGAAACGCGGGCTGGCCGCTCCCGATTGGCCCTGGGACCGGTCGATGCCGTCGTTCGTGCAGGATGCGCTGTCCGAGCGGGAGCTTCGGACGCGCGGGCATTTTGAACCGCGGGCGGTGAGGGAGCTGTTGGCCCGGCAACAGGCCGGTGCGGGAGATCATGGCCGGGAATTGATCGGAGTGCTGGGAGTCCAACTCTGGGATGAGTGGTTTCTCCGCGGCGCGAAGGCGGATTGA
- a CDS encoding class I SAM-dependent methyltransferase has protein sequence MSDYEYIFNTRGGSYNEACRALPSVRETERSLLINLLDAAPGHQCCDAPAGGGYLAEGLEQRRGHHRGIICLEPAEGFLHGVAPRFDRVLGSLTVMPLASETMDRIGSLAGLHHIESKLDVFREAFRVLIPGGKLAVADVQEGTPVGWFLNDAVDRFSLTGHKGLFFRPGELTALMAHAGFREVSERHERFTWDFPDLPSLVWYCRHLFGMVKAELPQVEQELRARFTIDCADSLVRLPWSLAYAVGTKPF, from the coding sequence ATGTCGGACTACGAATATATTTTCAACACCCGCGGCGGTTCCTACAATGAAGCGTGCCGCGCCCTTCCATCCGTGCGGGAAACAGAGCGGTCGCTGTTGATCAACCTCTTGGATGCGGCCCCCGGTCATCAGTGTTGCGATGCGCCGGCCGGGGGCGGATATCTGGCCGAGGGTCTGGAGCAGCGGCGCGGACACCATCGGGGAATCATTTGTCTTGAGCCGGCCGAAGGGTTTCTTCACGGGGTCGCCCCGCGGTTTGATCGCGTGCTCGGTTCGCTCACCGTCATGCCGCTCGCATCGGAAACGATGGATCGGATCGGGAGCCTTGCCGGCTTGCACCATATCGAATCCAAGCTCGATGTGTTCCGGGAAGCGTTTCGCGTGCTGATTCCCGGCGGAAAACTTGCCGTGGCGGATGTCCAGGAAGGCACGCCCGTCGGATGGTTCCTGAATGATGCGGTGGATCGGTTCAGCCTGACCGGCCACAAGGGGCTGTTCTTTCGTCCCGGCGAGCTCACGGCCCTCATGGCTCACGCGGGATTTCGGGAGGTCTCGGAGCGGCATGAGCGCTTCACCTGGGATTTTCCCGATCTTCCCTCCCTGGTCTGGTACTGCCGGCATCTCTTCGGGATGGTCAAAGCGGAGCTGCCTCAGGTTGAGCAGGAGCTGCGAGCGCGGTTCACGATCGATTGCGCCGATTCTCTCGTTCGGCTTCCATGGTCGTTGGCGTATGCGGTGGGGACCAAACCTTTTTGA
- a CDS encoding SGNH/GDSL hydrolase family protein, which produces MVKQWASHIALVLSGCCVAFVLAEIGLRVLGVSYPYFYLPDDLTGYAHKPGARGFWHKEGEAYVTINRAGLRDREHSLEKPPGTFRIAVLGDSYTEALQLPMDQTYWARLEQELRGCPALAGRSVEAVNFGVSGYSTAQELLVLRHKVRPYHPDLVLLALFTGNDIRGNSRELDGDSVRPYYAFKDGRLVLDDAFRRSVAFRLQQLPFSSEAFEFSRVLQLIREAKYRLKGALNEAVHQRRMKAEAGPEIDLDATVYLEPTDPLWTEAWTITEALVVLAKRAAEAGGSRFLLVSLSNPDQVHPDLQHREAVARRLGVPDLYYPDRRIQALARREGIASLSLAEPLAAYAAQQGVFLHGFPNAKLGDGHWNATAHRLAGDLISERICAMLQSHNVGV; this is translated from the coding sequence GTGGTGAAACAATGGGCGAGCCACATCGCATTGGTCTTGAGCGGCTGTTGCGTGGCATTCGTCCTCGCGGAAATCGGTCTTCGTGTGCTCGGCGTGTCCTACCCCTATTTCTACCTCCCTGATGATCTGACCGGATATGCTCACAAGCCTGGGGCACGGGGGTTCTGGCACAAGGAGGGCGAGGCCTATGTCACGATCAACCGCGCAGGCCTGCGCGACCGTGAACACAGCCTGGAGAAACCGCCGGGGACCTTTCGGATCGCGGTCCTGGGCGACTCCTACACGGAGGCGCTCCAGCTTCCCATGGACCAGACCTATTGGGCCAGACTCGAACAGGAGTTGCGAGGCTGCCCCGCGCTCGCCGGACGGTCGGTCGAAGCCGTGAATTTCGGCGTGTCCGGGTACAGTACGGCCCAAGAGCTGCTCGTGCTGCGTCATAAGGTCCGCCCGTATCATCCGGATCTCGTCCTGCTGGCGCTGTTCACGGGCAACGACATTCGCGGGAATTCGCGAGAATTGGACGGAGACTCGGTCCGGCCCTACTACGCCTTCAAGGACGGGCGATTGGTCCTGGATGATGCGTTTCGCCGGTCGGTCGCGTTTCGACTCCAGCAGCTCCCGTTCAGTTCCGAAGCCTTTGAGTTCTCCCGCGTGCTCCAACTCATCCGCGAAGCCAAGTACAGATTGAAGGGCGCCCTGAACGAAGCCGTCCATCAACGGCGGATGAAAGCCGAAGCCGGCCCGGAGATCGATCTTGATGCCACGGTCTATCTTGAACCGACCGATCCGCTCTGGACGGAGGCCTGGACGATCACCGAAGCCTTGGTGGTGCTGGCGAAGCGGGCGGCGGAAGCCGGAGGGAGCCGATTCCTTCTGGTGAGCCTTTCGAATCCCGACCAGGTTCACCCCGACCTTCAACATCGAGAGGCGGTCGCCCGACGACTCGGGGTGCCGGATCTCTACTACCCGGATCGACGCATTCAGGCCTTGGCGAGGCGGGAGGGCATCGCATCGTTGAGTCTGGCCGAGCCTCTGGCCGCCTACGCCGCGCAACAGGGTGTCTTTCTGCACGGGTTTCCGAACGCCAAGCTGGGCGATGGGCACTGGAACGCCACGGCCCATCGGCTGGCGGGCGATCTGATCTCCGAACGAATCTGCGCGATGCTGCAATCCCATAATGTAGGTGTTTGA
- a CDS encoding dienelactone hydrolase family protein: MKLRPDEQPVEIVVGTHRLQGILCVPDHPRGIVLFAHGSGSGRLSPRNQFVARHLQQGQMATLLMDLLEEWEAEDRRNVFDIPLLAGRVRGATEWLGGQSTTERLRVGYFGASTGAGAALQAAAQAPDQVAAVVSRGGRPDLAATYLPEVTAPTLLIVGGDDRPVIELNREALSLLTCPKQLIIVPGASHLFEEPGTLEQVATLALDWFQRYLSPSS, encoded by the coding sequence ATGAAATTGCGTCCCGATGAACAGCCTGTGGAAATCGTGGTCGGTACGCACCGGCTCCAGGGTATTCTCTGTGTCCCTGACCACCCAAGAGGAATCGTTCTCTTTGCACATGGGAGCGGGAGCGGACGGTTGAGCCCTCGCAACCAATTCGTGGCCCGGCACCTTCAGCAGGGACAGATGGCGACGTTATTGATGGATCTGTTGGAGGAGTGGGAAGCCGAGGATCGTCGAAACGTCTTCGATATTCCCCTGCTCGCCGGGAGAGTGCGCGGGGCAACCGAGTGGCTTGGCGGGCAATCCACAACTGAACGACTCCGCGTCGGCTATTTCGGGGCCAGCACCGGAGCGGGAGCGGCCTTACAGGCCGCAGCCCAGGCGCCGGACCAGGTGGCGGCGGTGGTATCGCGCGGCGGGCGACCGGATCTGGCCGCGACCTACCTGCCGGAGGTGACGGCGCCGACATTGCTTATTGTCGGAGGAGACGATCGGCCGGTCATCGAGCTGAATCGCGAGGCCCTTTCCCTGCTCACCTGTCCCAAACAACTCATCATCGTCCCAGGCGCCTCCCACCTCTTCGAAGAACCAGGGACATTGGAGCAGGTGGCCACGCTCGCGCTCGACTGGTTTCAACGATACCTGTCTCCTTCTTCCTAA
- the traT gene encoding complement resistance protein TraT codes for MRYRAWWLLLASFLPACAGNIKDTDLISSSTFFLQPSIQHTVFVQARNSSDNQAATLTDLGARLAAKGYQVVQDPDAANYLVLANIVYCNVTKPELSVEAMVASGYGTGFGSSMMGGLNSLAGLASMAGPQGAMAGAAASMGLGAIEGIGSAVGSLFGGPSGRAGTDEVIYACVTDLQIADRSAVSGHVAASGEPSGVYQTRLAASVHQKKMKEEEATSLLQQKLSAAVAGNF; via the coding sequence ATGCGATACCGTGCGTGGTGGCTTTTGCTGGCTAGCTTTCTGCCTGCCTGTGCCGGCAACATCAAAGATACCGATCTGATTTCCAGCAGCACCTTCTTCCTCCAACCGAGCATCCAGCACACCGTCTTCGTCCAGGCGCGCAATTCGTCGGACAATCAGGCGGCGACGCTCACCGACCTTGGCGCTCGATTGGCGGCGAAGGGTTATCAAGTCGTCCAAGATCCGGATGCGGCCAACTATCTCGTGCTCGCCAACATCGTCTACTGCAACGTCACGAAACCGGAGTTGTCGGTGGAGGCGATGGTCGCCAGCGGCTACGGAACCGGCTTTGGATCCTCGATGATGGGCGGCCTCAACAGCCTAGCCGGCTTGGCGAGCATGGCGGGGCCGCAGGGCGCCATGGCGGGCGCGGCGGCCTCCATGGGACTCGGGGCGATCGAGGGCATCGGCAGCGCGGTGGGCAGCCTGTTCGGAGGGCCGTCCGGTCGAGCGGGCACCGACGAAGTCATCTATGCCTGCGTGACCGATCTGCAGATTGCCGATCGCTCCGCGGTCTCCGGCCATGTGGCCGCTTCCGGTGAGCCGTCAGGGGTCTATCAAACGCGACTTGCGGCCAGCGTGCATCAGAAGAAAATGAAAGAAGAGGAGGCCACATCGCTGCTCCAACAGAAACTCAGCGCGGCGGTGGCGGGAAACTTCTGA
- a CDS encoding efflux RND transporter periplasmic adaptor subunit translates to MDDAATEQDRQSTLDRVQPLSGSGKTTPIPFTSRLIPVEAAPVEMIPQGARTRRRWLLPLLLILAIGAVVYWQWGSRGGSARTYKTALVDRGPIVATVTATGSVNPVTSVLVGSQVSGRIKTLYADYNSEVKQGQKIAQIEPALFAARAAQASAAVKTAFGALAKARAALAQRKLELDRATNLRRQQFIPQADLDLARTNFRDALAQVQVAQAQVEQAQAAYAVADLDLSLTTIYSPVDGTVISRNVDVGQTVAATLQTPTLFVIAQDLTKMQVNASVSEADIGGLAEGHEAEFMVDAYPAETFTGAVVQVRNAPINVQNVITYDVIIEVDNHALKLKPGMTANVSIVRAYKDNVLRVPNAALRFKMPDASVESKRPIVWSLDTQDRPQTRSLIPGITDGNITEVAGGDLRVGDRVIVGMGSDEETDRKTLPPGFGVGPRMR, encoded by the coding sequence ATGGACGACGCTGCCACAGAACAGGACCGGCAAAGCACACTGGATCGAGTCCAGCCTCTTTCAGGCAGTGGCAAGACCACCCCCATCCCCTTCACGTCCAGGCTCATTCCGGTGGAGGCTGCTCCAGTTGAGATGATCCCCCAGGGCGCGCGGACCCGCCGGAGATGGCTGTTGCCGCTCCTCCTGATCCTTGCCATAGGGGCGGTCGTCTATTGGCAATGGGGATCACGGGGAGGGTCTGCGCGAACCTACAAGACCGCCCTCGTCGATCGAGGTCCGATTGTCGCAACCGTCACCGCGACCGGGTCGGTCAATCCGGTGACCTCGGTGCTGGTCGGCAGCCAAGTCAGCGGCAGGATCAAGACGCTCTATGCGGATTACAACTCGGAGGTGAAGCAGGGCCAGAAGATCGCCCAGATCGAACCGGCGCTATTTGCGGCGCGCGCCGCCCAGGCCTCCGCCGCGGTCAAGACCGCGTTCGGCGCCCTCGCCAAAGCCCGTGCCGCATTGGCCCAGCGCAAGCTCGAGTTGGATCGCGCCACCAATCTGAGGCGACAGCAGTTCATTCCGCAGGCCGATCTGGATCTGGCGAGGACCAATTTCCGCGACGCGCTTGCGCAGGTGCAAGTGGCCCAGGCCCAGGTGGAACAGGCGCAAGCGGCTTATGCGGTCGCGGACCTGGATTTGTCTCTCACCACGATCTATTCACCCGTGGACGGGACCGTCATCTCCCGCAACGTCGATGTCGGACAGACCGTCGCGGCCACCTTGCAGACCCCCACTCTGTTTGTGATCGCCCAGGACTTGACCAAGATGCAGGTCAACGCGAGCGTCAGCGAAGCCGATATCGGAGGCCTTGCCGAAGGCCACGAGGCGGAGTTCATGGTGGATGCCTATCCGGCCGAGACCTTCACCGGGGCCGTGGTGCAAGTGAGGAACGCGCCGATCAATGTCCAGAACGTGATCACCTATGACGTCATCATCGAAGTCGACAACCATGCGCTCAAGTTGAAACCGGGCATGACGGCAAACGTGTCGATCGTTCGGGCCTATAAAGACAATGTGCTACGGGTGCCGAATGCCGCGCTCCGCTTCAAGATGCCGGATGCGTCGGTCGAGTCGAAACGCCCGATCGTCTGGTCGCTCGACACTCAGGATCGCCCGCAAACCCGTTCTCTGATACCCGGTATCACCGATGGCAACATCACGGAAGTGGCAGGCGGGGACCTCCGCGTGGGAGACCGCGTGATCGTGGGCATGGGGTCTGACGAGGAAACAGATCGCAAGACCTTGCCGCCTGGATTCGGCGTCGGACCGAGGATGCGATAA
- the traT gene encoding complement resistance protein TraT has translation MADSSDRLAFHVFRFISPFFLIILSVLTVGCSNVIRSGLVNSNTIFLEPSTSRTVYLQPRNVSENQQVNLGVVGQKLAAKGYQLAADPEQANYWIQAKVAYCHKSGQGVKPETVAQSGFGSGISTGGSAVTSVTKGEDLSAMMGGMDMNAIMRMAMSGRGGFGMEPPPEEGVTYLCAADVPITDRRLGKPLGRPAGMPATGGAAPKVQQMRMVGHVLQKDLDVPEATPIVQEKISTGIAGLF, from the coding sequence ATGGCCGACTCGTCTGATCGTCTTGCGTTTCACGTGTTTCGTTTCATAAGCCCATTCTTTCTCATCATCTTGTCCGTTCTGACCGTCGGCTGCTCGAACGTCATCCGCTCGGGACTCGTGAACAGCAACACGATCTTCCTTGAGCCGAGCACGAGCCGCACTGTCTATCTCCAGCCGCGCAACGTCTCTGAAAACCAGCAGGTCAATCTGGGGGTCGTCGGCCAGAAGCTTGCCGCCAAAGGCTATCAGCTTGCCGCCGATCCCGAGCAGGCCAACTACTGGATCCAAGCCAAGGTGGCCTATTGCCACAAGTCCGGCCAAGGGGTGAAGCCGGAAACCGTGGCACAAAGCGGATTCGGTTCCGGAATCAGCACCGGCGGGAGCGCCGTGACCTCCGTGACGAAGGGAGAAGACCTGTCCGCCATGATGGGCGGCATGGATATGAACGCGATCATGCGCATGGCCATGAGCGGCCGAGGCGGGTTTGGGATGGAGCCGCCTCCGGAAGAAGGGGTAACCTATCTCTGCGCGGCCGATGTCCCGATCACCGACCGCAGGCTGGGCAAGCCGCTCGGCCGACCGGCCGGAATGCCGGCAACGGGCGGTGCCGCTCCCAAGGTCCAGCAGATGAGGATGGTCGGCCACGTGTTGCAGAAGGATCTGGATGTTCCTGAAGCGACCCCGATCGTTCAGGAGAAGATCAGCACCGGCATCGCCGGCCTGTTCTGA